The genomic stretch TTCCACCTCCTTCCTCGAAGAGACCTGCCCGACCAGCTGCCTTAAGTGAGCCCCTTTGCATTGCTGGTGAGTACGGCATAGAGTTGTTCGACCAGAATCTTAACCATGAAAGGACAACTCAGACCTTTGAAAATCTACCTTGATAGAGCGTTGAAGTTGTCCTTAACACAGGCCTTACAGAAGTAATGAGTGTAGGTATCTTATCATAACAAGTGCACACTTTCTTATTGTAacaaccctcaaaacatacaagacctaAACATGCGGAaatctaaacttttactttaattcATTATACCAAAACTCCATATAAAAACAACTTTTAAATAGATcatgtgcgcacacttttagttttagcaaacataattacaactactcttttacataattaaagcaaaacaaatgtcataaaagaaataacaagctcccaacgtttcttttcaaaattgtgttccaTCAAAACCTCCCCATATAACCACCCAAAAatactaatagggtttagtgccttggttagcgtgccaggagggcataattggatatatgtgtgtttaattggttaaatgcatgactgtgtggcatgcatgatttatgtgattatgtgaaaatactatatgcatgtttatgagtattagatatgcatgtgggccctatactgcttataagggcatatttgtaatttttgcctgttaagggcataaatgtgactatatgtgattattgtttgagaccacattattatgtggaaatatCTGTAGTATGTGGCTTGAGActatcctagtgagcagattagcggaacaGTCACAACAAGGTTTAGTACCTGGCTCGGGAgagcataggggtattttgggaatttagagaatattttgggatttattgaataatgaataagtatttggtaattaattggacacggcgggattaattggtaaatggtaggaacacttgaggaattagcgagaatcggGAAAATGATTGTTTTACCCTTAGAAATCATTAGAGGGCTAAGCAATTCAATGGGCAAATTGGTCTTTTGGGGTTAAGTTAACCTTGACACTTTAGAGTTTACTAGAACTAATAGGAAACTAGAGGAAACCTTTCAGCCCTCTCACTCTCTCATACACGTTTCTACTACAAGGCCTGGCCTCTGTCCAAGGgcgggtcgcgacccttaagggcaagtcACGGTCCTAAAGAGAAAATAAGGGGCAGCCAAGACTTTTAGGCTCAGGGATTCAAACCTAAATGCTCGAGACAAAttctactaccctgtttagtaggattcgaggtcccagaggctaatatttgttccctaaacatttatttggattaaaaattgatagttacccattgtttttgtgactaggattatcgttaaggcttaggactgaggatcgtgctcgggaccgctctttatttattgctcgggattcgaggtaagaaaactacacccatgtggttgtgaacgggactaaGGTTCCCAGTAATTGAACATATGTATTGTGTGATTGTATGGTTGTTATGTATTATatgaaagtacggcctaagggtgttgaggctgatgataagcgtactgaatgcagctcagcctaagtgagccgagATCAGCTGGATAAACAGtgggctcagcctaagggtgtcgaccctgaatatttgtattactgattaagatgtatgcttgaaaatacatgtttaccgTTGTTTAGCTTCATGCTTGTACTCTGCTGAATAACTTAATTAGTTGGATTAAAGTTGATTGTTTACTACTGTTtctatatgtgtttgttgttatggttttcttgctgggccttggctcacgggtgctacgtggtgcaggtaaaggcaaaggaaaactggaccaaccatgagttggagagctctgggggcgaagtgTAAATCGTCAACTGTTCGATCGTCACGGCCAAGGGAAAATTATAGGAACAGAGCTCCAAATTGTATTTACCACTTATAccctattttttggatcccatgtatcaaacattttttttaaccataacctgttagttgactttaggatcacacttATCTTCAAATGACTTGaatagcaagtctcgcactattttaaacacacagtgtaacggtcttggctatccagggcgttacaccccaggtcgggccacatgtacatatccacaagcagactctggcgctcactgctccactttgcttttgtaCTTACATACAACATGaaataactaggtaagcgaaaatgcttagtaagaatagccttgcacacaaatatactaaacccagtaacaGATTTCCCTAAGGTAGTTACCACTACCGATcatagggtattggataaattccaaccctatcatacaatccTCAATAATAGTCATAACaaaaaatcaagcacattggttcTGCCCAACAACCAATGTTCATACATATCAAAACCACCTGAAATTCAGAAATTTCCCAGAGCATCCAACATAGATAACCATATCGAATAATAACTTttgttgtttctaacaaccaagttcacacttAACACAATAACCTGTACTTAACAAATTCCCATAACATACATTATATCACTCATATCGTAACATCCTACACTCGGAAGATTCTCATAATATTCTATTATATTTAGCACACATCATGACTAAGCAATTAAATTATCAACAAGGGATCCGGGCCACAACCCGGTTCCAACAtttatgtcctggctccaacccaaactatattaccattgtcctggcttcaacctagactatatacttaccatgtcctggatccaacccagactatattaccattgtcctggcttcaacccggactatatacttaccatgtcctggctccaacctggactattttaccattgtcttggctccaacccaaacttgtcctggctccaacccgtaCTATATTATGCTAAGGTTCTGGCTTCAACCCTAACCTACTTACAATTTAGCCACAGAATGCTAGAGCATTGCAAGattaggcattaagcataccctggtcttaatgatccaaacaaaactagtgtaatctactactacaagcatacactagtatattcatgttgtagccaagaaagagaaaagctaacttacttggagtcattAGTTCCCAGCTAGATCTTTTAACTCCGTTCTCTGTTTTTCCCTTCgcggttactgtaattaatacagtgtactcggattaaactatggcatacttgtatagctaatattctatgatagctatattcaataaagttctcttagagactctatactaaaaATTTATCTTATACACTTTACAGTGTATAAGACCAGATTCCGCTTTAATCAATTTATGGCTTTCCTGAGAAAAATCATCCTTACTGAAACATGCTCTCTgtgctgtgcattttaatattctctCTTTAGATTACTCTCTCAATCGTATTATGcatattttggttacttataaaagaagttttaaacaactcttaatcttagaaaacTACCAACTTTTTACTCAAGTACGGAGTTTACCGTTTTCCATTCATTACCCAAAAATACCGTGTTTCaaccttttacaatttattatccGCTAATGATAACACTTTTCGATTTACAGTTTTATAAAaccaaactcccatttttacaatctttaatccataacctaggatctctattaagtcattttcgaaaagaaagggaaattggACCCTGTGTTTAGAAAAAATGAATTCTCACTAACCTTAAGCTAATTTGGGATTtgttagatatccaaaactttagctattttttaaaacaacttcatttccaattctgaaTCTAACTTTTTCTCTATTCATTTTAGCGTGATAAAAATCTcgcttttaagctcatattctatgttaggttctctaaccacaaccctttaaaatctCGTTCATGTATTATGCGTCATAATGATGGAAACTAGGCGAAATCTCATGTCAAAATTCAAtgtaggttaggagaactaacctcctgAAACTCGttttttgttaaggttcgaaattactaaTTTTTTCTGTTTTTAGGgaaacttagaaaaattactactctCAAATCGTGacatattttaatctaaaattttaccaggGTCTTGATACATATCTTAAAACTTTTCTCACcaagtttcataatttttgggatggaaaaacccattaaaccatttaaagaaatctgggcagtgcctgctgcctaggagtttttctcagatttttagggttctttgaaaacttatttctcttacaccgtcGACCAATTCTTTATTAAATTTTACCAGAATCTTTAATCATATATAATTTAGTTTCTCtaataatttcataatttttaagaTAGGAGAACCCATCCaaaaatgtaagacaatctgggcagtgtttgctgcccagaaatttcatTTTCAGATTATTAAGGCTAACTTTGAAAAACCATTACTCTTTAACCATTTttcattttcctctaaaaaattTCTGTAATtcttatacatatttaaactaaaattttaccaaatttcatcatttttggctCAGTAAAATGTGTTCAATTTTCAAAACAATCTCGGCAGTGCATGCTTCCCAAAAAATTTCCAGATTGCATCATGATGCCAAAAAGGTCATAACTTAGGTttgaaaatactttttttttttaattttccaaagcctaaactCAAGAAATAATCTAGAACTATGAAACCATAtaaaatattttgacaaaaagAGGTAGTAGGGTACGATCTAACCAGTTGGAAGTGAGACCAtgaaaacttggcagcatgcatttttacacattctagcaaaactaagcacaactagcaaaaccctagccacatccATGCATGCAAATTAACAAATCAACCAAgctaaccctcaagcataaaataaacttcaaaaactaacaaaataacctatacaaccagacctaacatcaataataaaaaacaactcaaaaactaacCAAAAACGCTACCTTTGTAGTTCTAACTTGGAGATGAGATTCCTTAGCTTCTCAAACTTCCTCCTTGGTTCCACatgaatattttttaaaaagtgttagggtagaagatggagatgagtggaaaaattaccaaaactcTAAAATCCTTACCTTTGTTCTCACTAAAACATCAAAAATCTTCAAACTTTGAGATTCTCCTAGAACcacctctcttgaaccctagaatacaagatccatgccatgcatggccATTAGATCTCATGCATGCATATCCACCCCTTAGGGTTTCAGATTTGAAGAAGAAGGGAAACAAAGTGACAAGGTTTCGAACTTACTTGTACACTAGTCTTCCTTGAGCTTCTCTttccttcaatggagagtgaGTGCCTAAGCTTGAGGAGATGAAGGAAATGCAGCCATGGAGGTTTGGGGAGCTCTCGGTTTTGGGGAGAGAGAATGGATAGAGttctttttgttttcttgaggaaaaaggaaatttaaaaaataataataattggaTGTGTAAGAGGGAAATGATTGGGGTTTAGCCAATAAGTGGGTAAGtctcttactcttcctagggtaggtgtcATAGACACTTGAGTACCCTAGGGAATAACCTAGCCGCCCATCACACCCTCTCTCCACCTTTGgaaatgactgaaatgcccttgTTCCTTTTAACTTACTTTtaatgcactcaagggccctttggtaatttcactttcTAATTTAACAAAATTCTTACCCTATAGTTTTcaaatatctccaagctaaattaaataaatgtgaacaaaaataaaattttgtcacataacacataattttagtattttattcaaattgaccaaaatgcccttagaggcttgtgcaagaatttccattcttaagccCCATAGATTGGAATTTTatcctcaatcaattttttttttaattttattggcTTGACTATACAATCTCAGTtgccaaatatttttatgccatagtattcctcattttaccTAATCCAAGATTTTTCTGTTATTAGGGTTTGCCCCTCAGTCCAAGACCAATTTTCTTTGCATAGGCCTAAACCCTTTACCAAATTAGCACAACGACTATAAAATTCAcgaaataacataatttcacataatattatttatcgaAATAATATGTCACATAATTCTTCACCTGCTCCAACCGGGTACTAACggtgttcaaaacacgggatgttacaatacctacaatttatagaagttTCGTCCCCGAAACTCAAAGCAGATGGGAGTACCGCTCCCGCATCTCGGCTTCCatctcccaggtcgcctcttcaATGTCGTGGTTACACCACAACACCTTTACCAAAGGTATTAATTTGTTCCTTAACACCTTATCTTTCCGATCCGAAATTGCGACCGGTTTTTCCTACTGAGGATCTATGCTAAGTTCATCGTAAATTAGCACATGAGTGGGGTCGTTCACGTACTTCCTTAAGGTTGACACATGGAATACATCGTGAATTCTAGAGAACGCGGGCAGAAGGGCTAGTCGGTAAGCCGCCTTTCCAAtgcgttctagaacctcaaacgGTCTTAcgtacctagggctcaacttgctcttTTTCCCGAACCTCATAGCTCCTCTCAGTGGAGCTATCTTTAACAGTACCTTGTCcccaaattcaaattataaagGTCTCTATTGACGATCGACATACTTGCGTTGGCGATCTATAAAGGTCTGTAACCTCTGAGGAATCGACGTAATGTCTTCCGTAGCTTGGTCTACCTCTTctgatcccaagaatttcctctcACTAGTCTCATGCCAATGGATTGGGGATCAGAACTTTCTTCCATATAGTGCCTCATATGGAGCCATTTTTAACAATTCATGATACCTATTGTTATAGGTGAactcaattaatggaagttttacaCTCCACGAACCTTGAAAATCCAACACGCAAGCTCTCAGCATATCTTCCAAGGTCTGAATTGTTCATTCGCTCTGGCCATCCGTTTGTGGATGGAAGGCAATACTAAACTTAAGTTTagttcccaattccatttttattCTTCTCCAAAATGCGAAGGTAAATCGTCCATCACAATCAGACACTATAGAGATGGGAACCCCATGCAATCGCACTATCTCAGCAATGTACAAGTCTGGTAACTTATTCACACCGTGTGTTgtcttaatgggtaagaaatgaGCAGATTTTGTCAATCAATCCACAATAACGCAGATTACATCGTGCCCCTTTGGAGTGCATGGTAACCCggtaacaaagtccatggtgaccatttcccatttccactcagggatcTCTAGTGACTGCAATAACCCTACGGGTCGCTGATGCTCCACCTTGGTTTGTTGACACGTCAAACAGTGTGCCACGTACttcactacatctctcttcattcctacCCACCAAAAGTATCATTtgagatcttgatacatcttagTGGTTCCCAGATGCATAGCGTAAGGAATATTGTGAGCCTCATAAAAGATTTTTTTCTTGATCTCCTCATCATCAAACACGCATATTCTGCCCTTGAAACCCAACACTCCATCCTTCGAGATGTGAAACCCTGGTCACATGTCTTTCTTAGTCTCATGCACCAGTCGCTGGATCCACGGATCTGCAAGTTGTCCCCCTTGGATCGTTTCCATGATCGTGGGTTGCACGGATAACTTTGCCAATCTTCCCACTACTATCTCCAAATCCAATTTGGATATATCAGTTTGTAGTTCTTGGGGTATTTCTTTCACCAAAATTACATAAGCCATTGGTTGCCGACTCAATGCAACAGCTACTTTATTAGCCTTACCTAGGTGGTACAATATATCGTAATCGTTGAACAATTCTAACCACCTTCGTTGTCTCATGTTTAACTCTTTCTGGCTGAAAAATATTTTAGACTCTTGTGACCCGTGTATATGTCGCAGTGGatcccatagagatagtgtctccagatcttcaatgcgaacactaccactgctaactccaagtcatgagttGGATAGTTTTTCTTGTAATTTTTCAATTGTCGAGAGGCATATACGATCACCTTCCCATGTGTCATCAATACTGCTCCGAGTCCCTTACCTGATGCATCACTATAAATGGCATAACCCTCTGTGCCTTTTGGGATAGTGAGCACTGGAGCAGTTGTTAGTCTTGTTTTTAACTCTTGAAAACTCTGTTCGCAATTTTCTGTCCACTTTCTTGCGGGCCAGTGCGGTCATAGGcatagctattttggagaaaccctccacaaagcgcctgtaataccctgccagacCCAAGAAACTGCGAACCTCTTGTGCATTCTTTGGGGCTTTCCATTGTTTCACAACCTTGATTTTCGCTGGATCGACTGCAATCCCGTCTCTCGACACAACGTGTCCTAGAAAACTCACTTGAGTCAACCAGAATTCGCACTTggagaacttggcgtacaacttttTCTCATGCAATCGCTGTAAGATTAATTCTAGGTGTTGAGCGTGTTGTCCCTGGTTTCATGAGTATACGAGTATATCGTCTATAAACATAATCACAAATTTGTCTAGATACTCACCCAATACCCTATGCATATTATCCATAAGTGTCGCAGGtgcattagtgagtccaaaagacatcaccatgAACTCATAGTGGTCATACCGAGTTCGAAATTTGATCTTGGGAATATCCGATTCCTTGACCTTCAACTGGTGGTATCAGGATCTCAAGTCGATCTTCGATAATAATGATGATCCCTGTAGTTGATTGAATAGATCATCAATTCTAGGCAATGGGTATCGATTATTGATCGTTACTTTATTGAGTtcgcggtagtctatacacattctcatggagtcatctttctttttcacgaatagcaTCAGGGCTCCCCAAGGAGAATGACTTGGTCGTACAAATCCTTTATCCAGGTATTCTTGTAATTGTGCTTGCAGTTCTTTAAGCTCTACTGgttccatccggtatggtgccatTGAAATAGATGTGATGCCTTGAATCAACTCAATCTCGAACTTGACTTCTTGGTCCGGGGGTATCCCTAGAAGATCCTCGGGAAACACTTTCGGAAATTTGCACACCACTGCTACCTCAGTTGGTTGTAGCTTAGACTCCCTATCCTCATCTATTACGTTCGCCAGGTAGCTGATACATCCATCGTCCAGTAATTTCCTAGCCTTCAAGGTGGAGATTATAGCGAAATTCTTCTCACGGGTTGTGCCTTGGAACACGAACGGTTTCTTCCCCAGGTGGGTTAAAAGTCTCCTTTCTTCGTTTGCCATTCACCACCACCCCATATTTGGTTAGCCGATTCATACCAAAAATAACATTGTACTCATGTAAATCTAAAACTAGCAAATCCACGGTCAACTCCCGACCTTCTACCCAGAATGGTATGACTCTAAGCCAAGACCGTACCATCATATCCTCCCCCGAAGGTAAGGATACACAACATACATTTGCCATAGGCTCAAGCTTCCTATCTATCTTATCAACATAAGATACAGTAataaaagaatgggatgcaccagTGTCCATCAATGCATATGTTGAGTTATTAACCACAGGAAGCTGACCTGAAACCATGTCGGAAGTCCCATAACCTTTATCTCCCTAGATGAGTGCATAGACTCATGGTGCAGTTCCTACTAGATTTGGTTGGTCATTTCCTCCCTTCTGACTATGAGTCGGGCAGTGCCTCAAGAAATGACCCGAATTTCCACAGGTGAAGCAGTTTTTGTTGTTGCACTCGCCTGGGTGGTGTCGATT from Humulus lupulus chromosome 5, drHumLupu1.1, whole genome shotgun sequence encodes the following:
- the LOC133779639 gene encoding uncharacterized protein LOC133779639; translation: MYMLRKDARIWWDIARKGHDGGQMEWAEFLILFNAKYYNQTVIDWKVVEFANLVQGSSSVQEYVRKFNQLSRFAPDLGDKGYGTSDMVSGQLPVVNNSTYALMDTGASHSFITVSYVDKIDRKLEPMANVCCVSLPSGEDMMVRSWLRVIPFWVEGRELTVDLLVLDLHEYNVIFGMNRLTKYGVVVNGKRRKETFNPPGEETARKLLDDGCISYLANVIDEDRESKLQPTEVAVVCKFPKVFPEDLLGIPPDQEVKFEIELIQGITSISMAPYRMEPVELKELQAQLQEYLDKGFVRPRIIIIIEDRLEILIPPVEGQGIGYSQDQISNSGQHAQHLELILQRLHEKKLYAKFSKCEFWLTQVSFLGHVVSRDGIAVDPAKIKVVKQWKAPKNAQEIAPLRGAMRFGKKSKLSPRYVRPFEVLERIGKAAYRLALLPAFSRIHDVFHVSTLRKYVNDPTHVLIYDELSIDPQ